The following proteins are encoded in a genomic region of Chryseobacterium cucumeris:
- a CDS encoding LytR/AlgR family response regulator transcription factor yields MNKLKCIIVDDEPLAISLLEHYVEKIPFLELVFSTENPIHALEYLKKNDSDLIFLDIQMPELTGINFMKIVGTHQKYILTTAYSEYALEGYEHNVVDYLLKPVSFERFQKSVLKAQERFSFPQEENTHFFVKSSGQRHRVSFNEILYIESIKDYVNIRTENDEYIVLDTLKSMESQLPEKFVRIHKSFIVNLDKVKSIGAKKVILPDDEIPIGESYRAGLLDRIS; encoded by the coding sequence ATGAATAAGTTAAAATGTATTATCGTGGATGATGAGCCGCTGGCCATCTCACTTCTTGAACATTATGTGGAAAAAATTCCTTTTCTTGAACTGGTTTTTTCTACAGAAAATCCGATTCACGCCCTTGAATACCTTAAGAAAAATGATTCAGATCTTATCTTTCTGGATATTCAGATGCCAGAGCTTACGGGAATCAATTTTATGAAAATTGTAGGAACCCATCAGAAATATATTTTAACAACAGCCTATTCGGAATATGCATTGGAAGGCTATGAGCATAATGTCGTGGATTACCTTCTGAAACCTGTTTCTTTTGAAAGATTTCAAAAAAGTGTTTTAAAGGCTCAGGAGCGTTTTTCTTTTCCACAGGAAGAAAATACTCATTTCTTTGTAAAGTCTTCAGGGCAGAGGCATCGCGTAAGTTTCAATGAAATCCTGTATATTGAAAGCATCAAAGATTATGTTAATATCCGTACAGAAAATGATGAATATATCGTTCTGGATACGCTTAAATCTATGGAAAGCCAGCTTCCTGAAAAATTTGTAAGAATTCATAAATCTTTCATTGTCAATCTGGATAAAGTGAAAAGTATCGGGGCTAAAAAAGTGATTCTTCCTGATGATGAGATTCCTATCGGAGAAAGCTATAGAGCAGGTCTTCTTGATAGAATTTCATAA